In Nostoc sp. CENA543, a single genomic region encodes these proteins:
- the hepA gene encoding heterocyst formation ABC transporter subunit HepA produces the protein MPKQPINLLLANKFWQNNYLILRELKHFRKIAILAVIFSFLAASFEGVSIGFLLSFLQNLTNPNQLMHTGIAWVDVVLVSDIVPISPIYRISILILLSTWMRAAFNYFAGIYTESAQLNLADRLHKQIFEQLQAMRLSYFTQTRSGELINTITTEIERIKQAFSGAAFVFTRFLTVCVYFIVMFLISWQLSLISVLIFALLAVGLSTLNKRVRETSFGISQANSQFTATAVEFINGIRTIHAFGTQEFERQRFYRASNNQLNAAIKVVLAWTMVKPIAEGIATTVLISLIVISFTTFTLPVASLLTFFFVLVRVIPNIQDVNGTMAFLSTLQGSADKIKEILQTQNKPYLQNGKIKFSGLKRSIDLVSVDFGYTADNLVLNNITLTVERGRTTALVGASGAGKTTLADLIPRFYDPTEGHILVDGIDLQKLDIYSFRQKMAVVSQDTFIFNNSVRENIAYGTSGASEAQIREAARLANALEFIEEMPEGFNTKLGDRGVRLSGGQRQRLAIARALLRDPEILILDEATSALDSVSERLIQESLEKLAVGRTVIAIAHRLSTIAKADKVVVLEQGKIIEQGGYQELLELKGKLWKYHQMQNQTSQP, from the coding sequence ATGCCTAAACAACCAATTAATTTATTGCTAGCTAATAAATTTTGGCAAAACAACTATTTGATTTTGCGAGAGTTAAAGCATTTTCGCAAAATAGCTATTTTAGCCGTTATATTTTCCTTTCTAGCTGCTAGTTTTGAAGGTGTGAGTATTGGATTTCTCCTGTCATTTTTACAAAATCTGACTAATCCTAATCAACTGATGCACACAGGTATTGCTTGGGTTGATGTAGTTTTAGTCTCCGATATTGTGCCGATTAGTCCTATATATCGCATATCTATATTAATTTTGCTGAGTACCTGGATGCGTGCCGCCTTCAATTACTTTGCTGGCATCTATACCGAATCAGCTCAACTTAATTTAGCAGATCGCTTGCATAAGCAAATCTTTGAACAATTGCAGGCTATGAGGTTGAGTTATTTTACTCAAACCCGTTCTGGAGAACTCATTAATACAATTACTACAGAGATTGAAAGAATCAAACAGGCTTTTAGTGGAGCCGCTTTTGTTTTCACTAGATTCCTCACAGTTTGTGTTTATTTCATTGTCATGTTTTTAATATCATGGCAACTTTCTCTGATTTCTGTCCTTATATTTGCACTGCTAGCCGTAGGACTATCTACATTAAATAAGCGCGTCAGAGAAACCAGTTTTGGTATTTCACAAGCTAACTCTCAATTTACAGCTACGGCTGTCGAATTTATTAACGGAATTCGTACAATCCACGCCTTCGGTACACAGGAATTTGAAAGACAGCGTTTCTATAGAGCGAGTAACAATCAACTGAATGCCGCTATTAAAGTTGTCTTAGCTTGGACAATGGTGAAGCCGATAGCAGAAGGCATCGCCACGACAGTGTTAATTAGTTTGATTGTGATTTCCTTCACAACTTTTACATTACCAGTTGCGTCATTATTGACATTTTTCTTTGTTCTCGTTAGAGTCATTCCTAACATTCAAGATGTCAATGGCACTATGGCTTTCTTGAGTACATTGCAAGGTTCAGCAGACAAAATTAAAGAGATTTTACAAACTCAGAATAAACCTTATCTTCAAAACGGCAAAATTAAATTTTCAGGTTTAAAACGCTCAATAGATTTAGTATCTGTAGATTTTGGTTATACTGCCGATAATTTAGTGCTGAATAATATCACCTTGACTGTTGAACGTGGTCGTACAACAGCACTGGTAGGAGCTTCTGGAGCAGGTAAAACTACATTAGCTGATTTAATCCCCCGATTTTACGATCCCACTGAAGGCCATATTTTAGTCGATGGTATTGATTTACAGAAATTGGATATCTATTCCTTCCGTCAAAAAATGGCTGTAGTTAGTCAAGACACATTTATTTTCAACAATTCGGTGCGAGAAAATATTGCCTACGGGACATCAGGAGCTAGTGAAGCGCAAATACGCGAAGCGGCTCGACTAGCGAACGCCTTAGAATTTATTGAAGAAATGCCAGAAGGATTCAATACTAAATTAGGCGATCGCGGTGTACGCTTATCGGGAGGACAGAGACAAAGACTAGCAATAGCTCGTGCATTACTCAGAGATCCCGAAATCCTCATCCTCGATGAAGCTACCAGTGCTTTAGATTCAGTATCCGAGCGATTGATTCAAGAGTCTTTAGAAAAACTAGCCGTGGGTAGAACCGTAATTGCGATCGCTCATCGACTCTCAACTATTGCGAAAGCTGATAAAGTCGTCGTTCTCGAACAAGGAAAAATAATAGAACAAGGCGGCTATCAAGAATTACTAGAACTCAAAGGAAAGTTGTGGAAATACCACCAAATGCAAAATCAAACTAGCCAACCTTGA
- a CDS encoding glycosyltransferase: MKIALVHDYLTQRGGAERVFELLCKRYPEADIFTSLYDPEKTIDVGDRLVNTTYLQKIPGATKYFRLIAPLYFPAFRALDLQAYDLIISSSTSFAKAVRKRPDAKHICFCHNVTRFLWDTETYLREYSDYRYFAPLITKVFQAMRDIDLKYAQEPDIYIANSTTVAQRIQKIYGKPAIMVNYPIDTSNFIFSDTKDEYYLASARMISYKRLDVIVEAFNWLGWPLFISGDGPERKRLEAKALSNIKFLGHVSDSHRKDLFSKAKSVIVAALEDYGLVPVEANASGTPVIAYGAGGVLDTQIHGKTGVFFKRQTPESLQTALLESGGISWNYENIRNHAVNNFSEQVFFSKVERVIAQACI; this comes from the coding sequence ATGAAAATTGCCCTAGTACATGATTATTTAACCCAACGTGGCGGCGCAGAACGAGTATTTGAATTACTCTGTAAACGCTATCCAGAAGCAGATATTTTTACATCTTTATACGACCCTGAAAAAACTATTGATGTTGGCGATCGCCTAGTTAATACGACTTACTTACAAAAAATTCCTGGTGCTACTAAATATTTCCGTTTAATTGCTCCCTTATACTTTCCAGCTTTCCGGGCTTTAGATTTACAAGCCTACGATTTAATTATTAGTAGTAGTACCAGCTTTGCGAAAGCTGTCAGAAAAAGACCAGATGCTAAACATATTTGCTTTTGTCACAACGTCACCCGCTTTTTGTGGGATACAGAAACTTATTTACGAGAATACAGTGATTATCGCTATTTCGCGCCTTTAATTACCAAAGTATTCCAAGCAATGCGCGATATAGACCTTAAATATGCTCAAGAACCAGATATTTATATAGCTAATTCCACAACTGTTGCTCAACGAATTCAAAAAATTTATGGCAAACCAGCCATCATGGTGAATTATCCCATTGATACGAGTAACTTTATTTTTTCAGATACCAAAGATGAATATTATTTAGCATCAGCACGCATGATTAGTTACAAGCGACTCGACGTTATTGTTGAAGCTTTTAACTGGTTGGGATGGCCGCTATTTATTTCCGGCGACGGCCCAGAAAGAAAGCGATTAGAAGCGAAGGCATTGAGTAACATTAAATTCTTAGGTCACGTCAGTGATAGCCATCGTAAAGACTTATTTTCTAAAGCTAAATCTGTGATAGTTGCAGCTTTAGAAGACTATGGTTTAGTACCAGTAGAAGCTAATGCTAGTGGAACACCAGTAATTGCCTATGGTGCAGGTGGTGTATTAGATACACAAATCCACGGTAAAACAGGAGTTTTCTTTAAAAGACAAACACCCGAATCATTACAAACAGCATTATTAGAGTCCGGAGGAATCTCTTGGAATTATGAAAATATTCGTAATCATGCTGTGAATAATTTTTCCGAACAGGTCTTCTTTAGCAAAGTTGAACGAGTTATTGCCCAAGCTTGTATTTAA
- the hepC gene encoding heterocyst development glycosyltransferase HepC, producing the protein MTSTIVPTLDNYYPLTSQQLESCSAHYTLQWRRGQLLVNSSKRLPQPYLPSLDNQQLLVECLKHSPVNLVSIDAKLGTNMLEFWAEACKQAHKPIFLRLADGSRLFKRTSQGAIWLQFIDRLIAGLLLLLLLPVMATLIILMQLYSPQSLFSLEWCVGEKGKLFQLIRFSTNSQKNSQLGYWLRQSGLDNLPILWNVIRGDISLIFTRCWILEDAVRISLSRSEQLSTLPIVTNSWEVKTES; encoded by the coding sequence ATGACCAGCACAATAGTTCCAACCCTTGATAATTACTATCCTCTCACATCGCAACAACTAGAGTCTTGCTCTGCTCACTACACATTGCAATGGCGACGAGGCCAACTTTTGGTCAATTCTTCCAAAAGATTACCACAACCATATTTACCCTCTTTGGATAACCAACAATTACTAGTCGAATGTTTAAAACATTCTCCAGTTAATTTGGTGAGTATAGATGCAAAACTCGGCACAAATATGTTAGAGTTTTGGGCTGAAGCTTGTAAGCAAGCTCATAAACCGATATTTTTGCGCCTTGCTGATGGCTCAAGGCTATTCAAAAGAACTAGCCAAGGAGCAATATGGCTGCAATTTATAGATAGATTAATTGCAGGCTTATTACTGCTTTTATTATTGCCAGTAATGGCAACATTAATCATACTCATGCAACTTTATTCACCACAATCATTATTTAGTCTTGAATGGTGTGTAGGTGAAAAAGGCAAACTATTTCAACTAATTAGATTTTCTACCAATAGTCAGAAAAATAGTCAGTTGGGGTACTGGTTACGCCAATCAGGCTTAGACAATCTACCAATATTATGGAATGTCATTCGAGGTGATATTAGTTTAATTTTCACCCGTTGCTGGATTTTAGAAGATGCGGTACGAATCAGTTTATCTAGATCAGAACAGCTAAGTACGCTACCAATCGTCACAAATTCATGGGAAGTTAAAACAGAGTCGTAA
- a CDS encoding glycosyltransferase has product MKVSVIISNYNYARYLPKTIDSVLAQTYSNIEIIIVDDGSKDDSRDVITKLQAKAPNQIKTIFQPNQGQGGAFNAGFQAASGDIIAFLDADDIWKPEKVQRIVEIFNTSDVVGVMHHLDIIDADDKYVNNASTQGPKLSDDLAKVVLNTGNAWCFPPTSGLSYRREALAKVFPIDPIKWRIWADGCIIYCTAFLGKIKTLHENLGSYRIHGANNHIGQGVATKEQEAKAQAGIEQTNRYINEFLERINYPTRVDLSRNLQYRRTKYYQQGKWNSREVWAISRLILGWSFYSWQERVYYLARFLSKSGKFLARPAVNTESTTI; this is encoded by the coding sequence ATGAAAGTCTCAGTTATTATTTCTAACTATAACTACGCTCGTTATCTTCCTAAAACAATTGATTCTGTTTTAGCTCAAACCTATTCCAACATCGAAATCATTATTGTCGATGACGGTTCTAAAGATGATAGTCGTGATGTGATCACCAAACTGCAAGCAAAAGCACCAAATCAAATCAAAACTATTTTCCAACCCAATCAAGGACAAGGTGGTGCTTTTAATGCAGGGTTTCAAGCCGCTAGTGGTGATATCATCGCCTTTTTGGATGCTGATGATATTTGGAAACCTGAAAAAGTACAGCGCATTGTTGAGATATTCAACACGTCAGATGTAGTTGGTGTCATGCACCATTTAGATATTATTGATGCTGATGACAAGTACGTGAATAATGCTTCTACTCAGGGGCCAAAGTTGAGTGACGATTTAGCTAAAGTAGTCTTAAATACTGGTAATGCGTGGTGTTTTCCTCCAACTTCTGGACTTTCCTATCGGCGGGAAGCATTAGCAAAAGTCTTCCCTATTGACCCGATTAAATGGCGGATTTGGGCTGATGGTTGCATAATTTACTGCACTGCTTTTTTAGGTAAGATTAAAACACTACACGAAAATTTGGGTAGTTACCGCATTCATGGCGCGAACAATCACATCGGTCAAGGGGTAGCCACCAAAGAACAGGAAGCAAAAGCACAAGCAGGAATTGAACAAACCAACCGCTACATTAACGAATTTTTAGAACGGATTAATTATCCTACCAGAGTTGACCTATCCCGTAATCTTCAGTATCGCCGCACTAAGTATTACCAGCAAGGTAAATGGAATAGTCGTGAAGTTTGGGCTATTTCCCGTTTAATTTTGGGTTGGTCTTTCTACTCCTGGCAAGAACGTGTGTATTATCTAGCTCGGTTTTTGTCCAAGAGTGGAAAATTTTTGGCTCGTCCTGCTGTTAATACGGAAAGTACAACAATTTAG
- a CDS encoding polysaccharide biosynthesis tyrosine autokinase gives MVQTSLSTNIVNSNQDTEPSYGQILAVFIRRFPWFVGVFIITIAIAAFVTARTKPTYRSSMQLLVEPNYQGKNDTTRPENQFLEPDVQIDTATQLNLMQSSGLIQKAVDKLKSEYPDITVADLKSTLALEQLRTKEDNLATKIFQVEYTDNDPEKTQKVLSAIRQVYVEYNKQQQDTRLQKGLQVIREQLSKASEEVNAAESNLQRFRRNQNLIDPEAQAKALEDALNNIEQERRTTRSQYQEAIAKQKSLEEQLNRSPQNALVASRLSQSTRYQGLLNEIQKTELLLAQERLRFTDETPSVQKLKEQLQSQKELLQQEVGRTLGVKSASVMRSGEPLLEQGQFGEIDLTLASQLVETQTIIVALTARDQTLAQKENQIRQEIKRFPPLLAYYNRIKPQLQFSRERLEQLLRAEQQLRQELAKGGFNWEVVEEPQAGMKLGPNLQQNLLLGAVVGLMLGGIAAFIREASDDSVHTTAELEKQAALPLLGTTPKLPPAKTRESVIKLPFGKPETPAPWTVEVLQSPPRWESLDLIYKNIELLNSVASLKSLMISSPVVDEGKSGFALGLAMSAARLHKRVLLIDANLRQPSLHEQLNLPNEQGLSTILSSEITLPHQIGTHSVGSTYIDILTAGPRPTDPANLLSSPRMAELMHAFEENYDLVIIDAPPVLGLVDAMLTASSCRSVVLVASMGKVTRTQIAEATAMLSRLNLIGIVANGVANSGSTYVQYARENRFALHQGVEK, from the coding sequence GTGGTTCAAACTAGTCTCAGCACCAATATTGTCAATTCCAATCAAGATACAGAACCCAGTTATGGACAAATTCTGGCGGTGTTTATTCGCAGATTTCCTTGGTTTGTGGGAGTCTTTATCATTACAATTGCGATCGCAGCTTTTGTCACCGCTAGAACCAAGCCTACCTACAGAAGCTCAATGCAGCTATTGGTAGAACCCAACTATCAAGGTAAGAATGATACAACTAGGCCAGAAAATCAGTTTCTTGAACCTGATGTACAGATAGATACTGCCACACAACTGAATTTGATGCAAAGTTCAGGATTGATTCAAAAGGCAGTTGATAAACTAAAATCTGAATATCCAGATATTACTGTAGCTGACCTCAAAAGTACCTTGGCTTTGGAGCAACTCAGAACTAAAGAAGATAATCTAGCTACCAAAATTTTCCAAGTAGAGTACACAGATAACGACCCAGAAAAGACTCAAAAAGTTTTGAGTGCAATTCGTCAAGTGTATGTGGAATACAATAAACAGCAACAGGATACTCGTCTGCAAAAGGGTTTGCAAGTTATCCGAGAACAGTTGAGCAAAGCCAGCGAAGAAGTGAATGCGGCTGAGTCTAACTTACAAAGATTTCGCAGAAACCAAAATTTAATCGACCCAGAAGCACAAGCCAAAGCCTTAGAAGATGCTTTGAATAATATTGAGCAAGAACGCCGCACTACTCGCTCTCAATATCAAGAGGCTATTGCTAAACAAAAATCTCTAGAAGAACAATTAAACCGTTCTCCCCAAAATGCTTTAGTGGCTTCTCGTCTGAGTCAGTCCACACGCTATCAAGGTTTACTCAACGAAATTCAAAAAACTGAATTATTGTTAGCTCAAGAACGCTTGCGTTTCACTGATGAAACCCCAAGCGTTCAAAAGCTGAAAGAACAACTGCAAAGCCAAAAGGAATTATTGCAACAAGAAGTAGGCAGAACTTTAGGTGTGAAGTCTGCTAGCGTGATGAGGTCTGGAGAACCACTTCTAGAACAGGGTCAGTTTGGTGAAATCGATTTAACTCTGGCTAGCCAACTCGTAGAAACCCAGACAATCATAGTTGCATTGACTGCCCGTGATCAAACTCTGGCACAAAAAGAAAATCAGATACGCCAAGAAATTAAACGCTTCCCGCCTCTCTTGGCTTATTACAACCGCATTAAACCACAGTTGCAATTCAGTCGGGAAAGGTTAGAGCAATTGTTGCGTGCAGAACAACAGTTGCGTCAAGAACTAGCCAAGGGTGGATTTAATTGGGAAGTTGTGGAAGAACCCCAAGCTGGTATGAAGTTAGGCCCCAATCTTCAGCAAAATCTGTTGTTAGGTGCGGTAGTGGGGTTAATGTTGGGTGGTATTGCGGCTTTCATTCGGGAAGCATCTGATGATTCCGTTCACACTACGGCTGAATTGGAGAAACAAGCGGCGTTACCTTTGTTGGGAACTACACCTAAACTACCACCAGCTAAAACCAGAGAATCTGTAATTAAGTTGCCATTTGGGAAGCCAGAAACGCCTGCACCTTGGACAGTAGAGGTTTTACAATCTCCTCCCCGTTGGGAATCCTTGGATTTGATTTACAAAAACATCGAACTTTTAAATTCCGTTGCTAGTTTAAAGTCTTTGATGATTTCCTCACCTGTGGTAGACGAGGGTAAATCAGGTTTTGCTTTGGGTTTAGCGATGAGTGCGGCTAGGCTACACAAACGGGTATTGTTGATTGATGCCAACTTACGCCAGCCTAGTTTACATGAACAGCTAAATCTGCCGAATGAGCAAGGACTTTCCACTATTTTGTCTAGTGAGATTACTTTACCGCATCAAATAGGTACTCATTCAGTCGGTTCAACTTACATTGATATTTTGACAGCTGGCCCCAGACCTACTGATCCCGCCAATTTGTTGAGTTCTCCCCGCATGGCGGAACTAATGCACGCCTTTGAGGAGAACTATGATTTGGTGATTATCGACGCACCACCCGTTCTGGGTTTAGTAGATGCCATGTTGACGGCTTCTTCTTGTCGGAGTGTGGTGTTAGTCGCAAGTATGGGTAAGGTGACACGTACCCAAATCGCGGAAGCGACAGCCATGTTAAGCCGATTAAACCTGATTGGAATCGTTGCTAATGGTGTGGCTAACTCTGGTAGTACATATGTGCAGTACGCCAGAGAGAATCGATTTGCTTTACATCAAGGGGTGGAGAAGTAG
- a CDS encoding glycosyltransferase family 2 protein produces the protein MRISACITTRNRPQDLENCLRSLWNSDVKPHSVVVSDDSPDIEVQQQNYRIVEQYPQTIYITGPRIGVCANRNNAVNAISASETDFVAFIDDDIYVDSDFLAGAIARYQQMSSEQQNNTILSGVSRCSDGGQMVSGKLSFRGYFCASDIPETVAIHASIFPRQFLEQEQWDENIFFGYEDAELCLRALKRGYKILHCPELQVFHAGANGKSSLMVSDIGKLTNYEISIEAARLYVGIKRYKNLFPNALKLAVFCFVYVVHMTAYLWKRGSLQAWPEIIRRSQVQRLWQPFGV, from the coding sequence ATGCGAATATCTGCTTGCATCACAACTAGGAATCGTCCGCAGGATTTGGAAAATTGTTTGCGATCGCTGTGGAATTCTGATGTCAAACCACACTCAGTTGTGGTATCTGATGATTCACCGGATATAGAAGTACAGCAACAAAATTATCGGATTGTTGAACAATACCCCCAGACAATCTATATTACTGGGCCTCGGATTGGTGTTTGTGCTAATCGTAATAATGCAGTAAATGCCATTTCTGCGTCTGAGACTGACTTTGTCGCATTTATTGATGATGATATTTATGTTGATTCAGATTTTCTAGCTGGTGCGATCGCGCGATATCAGCAAATGTCATCAGAACAGCAAAATAACACTATTCTTTCCGGTGTCAGTCGCTGTTCTGATGGCGGTCAAATGGTTTCTGGCAAGTTGTCTTTTCGAGGATATTTCTGTGCTAGCGATATTCCCGAAACTGTAGCAATTCATGCGTCTATTTTCCCTCGTCAGTTTCTTGAACAAGAACAGTGGGACGAAAATATATTTTTTGGTTATGAAGATGCAGAACTTTGTTTAAGAGCCTTAAAAAGAGGCTACAAAATTCTCCATTGTCCAGAATTACAAGTATTTCATGCCGGTGCAAATGGTAAAAGCTCTTTGATGGTATCTGACATTGGTAAGTTAACTAACTACGAAATTTCTATAGAAGCCGCCAGACTCTATGTTGGTATAAAACGTTATAAAAATTTATTCCCTAATGCCTTAAAGCTAGCGGTTTTTTGTTTTGTGTATGTCGTACACATGACTGCATATCTATGGAAGCGAGGCTCACTACAAGCCTGGCCAGAAATTATTCGTCGTTCTCAAGTTCAAAGATTGTGGCAACCGTTTGGGGTTTAG
- a CDS encoding glycosyltransferase family 2 protein, which translates to MAIDTHSPTPLVSVITPTYNRPDYLKAALTSAVRQTYRHIEIIVSDNCSPENPQAIVESFNDPRIRFSRNTTNLGMFGNTIKAFKMARGKYVASLLDDDMWEADFLEKLVPPLEANPNLALAFCDHYVIDAQGNIDDAMTQECSQFYKRSHLAKGIYQPFYRLALIDRSVSSATAAVIRRDVIDWDAIPAEVGGSWDIYLNYLCCRSGLGAYFYPEKLTRYRVHEQTDTMLSGKRNPQAKIRKARADMFCYEQFMADERLKDFNPYFQQQWAHVSTTLGIGLMRNQQLEAARPYFWRSLKESLKLRTLAGLMLSFTPPAIASKF; encoded by the coding sequence ATGGCTATAGATACTCACTCTCCAACTCCCTTGGTGAGCGTCATCACACCTACTTATAATCGTCCAGATTACTTAAAAGCAGCCTTAACAAGTGCTGTCAGACAAACCTATCGCCATATTGAAATTATTGTTTCTGATAACTGTAGTCCTGAAAATCCCCAAGCTATTGTCGAGTCATTTAACGATCCTCGGATTCGCTTTTCTCGCAATACTACAAACTTGGGGATGTTTGGAAACACTATCAAAGCTTTCAAAATGGCGCGGGGAAAATATGTCGCTAGTTTGTTAGATGATGATATGTGGGAAGCAGACTTTTTAGAAAAGCTTGTCCCACCATTAGAGGCTAACCCAAATTTGGCTTTAGCTTTTTGTGATCATTACGTCATCGATGCACAAGGCAATATAGATGATGCGATGACTCAAGAATGTTCTCAGTTCTATAAGCGATCGCATCTAGCTAAAGGCATATATCAACCCTTTTATCGTCTCGCTTTAATAGATAGATCCGTCTCTTCAGCCACAGCTGCGGTGATTCGTCGGGATGTGATTGATTGGGATGCCATTCCGGCTGAAGTTGGGGGGTCATGGGATATATATTTGAACTATCTTTGTTGTCGTTCTGGATTAGGAGCTTATTTTTATCCAGAAAAACTGACGCGTTATCGTGTCCATGAACAAACAGACACAATGCTGAGTGGTAAGCGCAACCCCCAAGCCAAAATCCGCAAAGCACGAGCCGATATGTTCTGCTATGAGCAATTTATGGCAGATGAAAGACTAAAAGACTTTAACCCCTATTTTCAACAACAATGGGCCCATGTCAGCACCACGCTAGGCATAGGTTTAATGCGTAATCAACAGCTAGAAGCTGCACGCCCTTACTTTTGGCGTTCCCTCAAAGAGAGTCTAAAACTCAGAACCTTAGCCGGACTAATGCTGAGTTTTACACCCCCGGCGATCGCATCTAAGTTTTAG
- a CDS encoding glycosyltransferase, with protein sequence MNLPHPHCPQIAPVPAGVTRPLWSVMIPTYNCAEYLRETLASVLAQDPGPDIMQIAVIDNCSTQDDPAAVVAELGQGRVEFYRQPTNVGAINNSHSCLELARGHLIHLLHSDDCVRDGFYQKMAQAFQENPQIGAAFCRSVYIDEHSNWQGLSYLELPESGILPSRWIERIAELCCISVPSVAVVRREVYEQLGGYDRRCGLSGDWEMWVRVFTNYPMWFEAEPLALWRRHFLSVTQLNAKSKTFIQETFDTVEIIFQSYLPSAINGKIHKIAKQNCAFLSLEAALALFAQDKIPQAIAQLQIALQYRASFKVIKSAIRIMVWEGMRSLLRKISRTPKYQTTATSAAINYLKSS encoded by the coding sequence ATGAATTTACCACATCCTCATTGTCCTCAAATTGCACCAGTTCCAGCAGGAGTTACACGTCCACTGTGGTCGGTGATGATTCCTACTTACAATTGTGCAGAATATCTGCGTGAAACCTTGGCTAGTGTGTTAGCGCAAGATCCCGGCCCCGATATCATGCAAATTGCAGTGATTGATAATTGTTCTACACAAGACGATCCCGCAGCCGTAGTTGCAGAACTAGGTCAAGGTCGTGTGGAATTCTATCGTCAACCTACTAATGTTGGTGCGATTAATAACTCTCATAGTTGCTTGGAATTAGCACGGGGTCATTTGATTCATCTTCTACATAGTGATGATTGTGTGCGCGACGGTTTTTATCAAAAAATGGCGCAAGCTTTTCAAGAAAATCCGCAAATTGGTGCTGCTTTTTGTCGCAGTGTATATATTGATGAGCATAGCAATTGGCAAGGACTTTCTTATTTAGAGTTACCAGAAAGTGGGATTCTTCCTAGTCGTTGGATAGAGCGCATTGCCGAACTATGTTGTATTTCCGTCCCATCAGTTGCAGTAGTACGCCGTGAAGTGTATGAACAACTAGGAGGATATGACCGACGCTGTGGTTTAAGTGGCGATTGGGAAATGTGGGTGAGAGTATTCACCAATTACCCCATGTGGTTTGAGGCGGAACCTTTAGCATTATGGCGTAGACACTTTTTGTCTGTTACTCAACTCAATGCTAAAAGTAAAACTTTCATTCAAGAAACCTTTGATACAGTAGAAATTATTTTCCAATCTTATTTACCCTCTGCTATCAACGGCAAAATTCACAAAATCGCCAAGCAAAACTGTGCTTTCTTATCTTTAGAAGCTGCTTTAGCATTATTTGCTCAAGACAAGATACCACAAGCGATCGCGCAACTGCAAATAGCACTTCAGTATCGTGCTTCCTTCAAAGTGATTAAATCTGCTATCAGAATCATGGTTTGGGAGGGAATGCGATCGCTATTACGCAAAATATCAAGGACTCCAAAATATCAAACAACAGCTACTTCCGCAGCCATCAACTACCTGAAATCATCTTAG